The DNA region CTCGATGAGGATATCCACCACGAGATCATGCTCCCCGTGCTTCTTGGCAAGATATGCTGCTTGCTCGTAGTAGCCACCCTGCCGGCACATCGAGATAGCTGTATCAAGGTCAAACTTGAGATCCCCTTCAGACTTGATGAACTTTTCCAGCTTGTCAATATCCTTCAGCTTGGCGTAACAGTTCAGCAACAGAGTTGTGTGATCTGATGTCGCCCTGTGATGCTCATGCAACTCCTCCAGATACTCGATCAAGTTGTGTATCCTCTGCGTGTCGAGGAACTTTCTGATGACCTGTGATGGCTCTGTGCTGTCTATGGCCTTGATGTACTGCGTCATGGCCTCGTCGTAATTGCCTTTTTGGTAAAGGTAATCCCCATATTTCCGGTAAATGATATTCTGTTGCTGAGCGTCCATCCCGCACTTTTGAGCAAGGTCCACGGCAAGGGTATAGAGATTGCGCTGATAGAGCATGTCCAACCGTTGCTGCAGTGTCTTTTCATGATACCGGAAGATCTGTTTATCGTCACATTAGCCATTATCCTCTCTTACTTCCCAAGAGCAACAAACCTTTCCATCCAGCGTCAGCATATACAGATCCGCCCACAACGCAAAAATATGCTTCACATCCGCCAACACTGTCTCACTGTGCGCAATAATCCTCAGCTCCGGATGTATCAACGTAAAAGTATAAATACTATCCGCCgcacccccccaaaacctcctcctcgtcgtatccgcctcccccgccggCGTCGGCGGCGACACCACCGCAACATAGTCCCCATACACGGCAACCAGCTTCTTCGCCCCCTCATACGCCGTCGgcggccccctcccctccagcgTGTAATAATACACGgcatcctccctcgccaccacaatctcccccgtcctcctATCAACAACCATACATCCCACCCCacacccctcatcctccaccgttTTAGGGGGTTGCCCATGCCCCTTCCCACTGATCACCACTTTCAACACTCTCGCCGTCGTAGCCACAAACAGCGTCGtcaaccccaccccaccatcaacatgcATCTCCACCCCCGTAATCGGCTCATCACTCTCATAAATCACCCTCTGCTTCGTCCCCAAATCATGAATCAaatcccccctcaccaccaccaccgccccatTCGCAAACCCAACCGCCAACTGCGTCAGATCATCCGTCGCCGTAAACGCCGAAATGGGAAAAGGCCTCTTCCCGTTATTCACGACAACACTACTCAGCAACCCGGGGTTCCCATCCTTTTTATTAACCTTATCCAAActccacaccctcaccaccggctgCCCCGGCTCCAGATCCTCCCCcgcgcccccctccccaatcgtAACCAGCAAACTCGTCCCTTCCACCTGCCGCATGTGCGTGACCGAGGAGCCATTGTCGTAGGCGGTGAACTCCCTCAAGATCTTGAAGTTGGGCCCGATGATCCGCACCGTGCCGTCGAAGCCGCCTAGGAACAAGGATTCCGACCCGGAGCAGACAGAGGCGATGGACTGGGAGAAGTGGGAAGGGTTGTCGAAGAAGGAGCGGGAGGTCGGGTCcgagggggtgatgggggtcgACTCGAAGAAGTCAAAGGAGCGCCACTAATTGACAGACAGACATCGTGTTAGTCGTCGCTGGGACAGATGTAAGAGAGCATGGGAAAGGGAACGACAAACCGTTAGCGCCATGGTGGCATCTTTCAGCTTTTGCGCTGCTGTATGAGGTCAACTTGGAGCggtgaagagaaaaaaaggaagggcGCAAAGTAGAGAATATGTCTACGAATGCGCTCCAGTTGTTGATGTGCGGCCTGGAGAGCTTGTGACGCCTGTTTGGGGaccttgttggggttggagctcCAAGCTCCCCACACATGGCCTTGGCAATTGATTAGATAACCATTATCTCAAagtaaccctaacccagtAAGGCAGCTCAGTAACAAGCCAACCCCAGAAAGCTACCAAAAATGAAAAGATCCTCGATGGAGGCCCGCAAAAGAGTTGAATtgtgaaaaaaaaattgCAAAAGAGTTAGCTGCGACTCGTTTCGATCGAGTGACCTCCGGGTTATGAGCCCGGCGCGCTTCCGCTGCGCCACGCAGCTTGTtgagctgttgttgttgaataTCAGGGTCCGAAACTGCCTCTACAAAGGTGGGTTGCTCCAAGTGTGACTCATTCCGTCTTATCCCATTTTGCCAAAAGAATCACCACACCCTTACTATTGTGCTACTACACAGTTACGCTCTCAGGTCTGATTCGCCCTTCCCACACTGTCCTTCCACTTCCGGATATCACACAACAGCCGTTTCTTCCCATTCTTTTCCCTGGCCATGCCGAAAGACCCGACACTGCTGCTCGGCCCGAGATGCACCAGAGGCACCATCGACGGCCTGCCGTGGGCACATTGGAACGGGAAGGCGCATGTAGCCAGTTTCTGCACAAGCTGAAAGCATTGCTCCTTGGTCAGGACGTCATTGAACATGATACTGCCTGAAAGTACCGGTTAGCTTCAGCCTTTGTCACTAGTAGCCTACCAAGGCGAACTCACTTCGGCAAGCCCTGGAGTGGATCAACTCAATGATTCCCTCTGGACAGTTGTGGAACCTGGAGAACCACTGATGATCGGCCTCGTCACCAATCGGGAGCCGTGGCACGATGCCAGCCTGTTTGCTGGGGTTTTCATGCAGCTTCCAGATCTCATTCCGGAGCAGTTCGACAAGAAGCCTGGGTTCAAGACGGCACCGTTCCACTATACTGGGCGGCAAGGCCTGAACCTCCACCGTGACCCTCGATGCCTGGTCTTGGGTTGTCACGTCGTAGATAACACCCCAATAAGCAAAATGCCTTTTGAACCTCAAAAGCAGCTCTCCTTCTTGCCTAGACAAGTCAAAGAACAACTTCTTGTCCAAATGCGTTCTGGCCGCCACCAAGCTCCTGCCGTCATCTGGGTCCGGCACGAAGTACTCTTTCAGCAGAGCTTCAACCCGGTAACGCTCGTCAGCGGCATGTTGGTCTATGATCACCAGCAGCGGAGAATCGACGAGATCTCTCCTGTGGACTGTTCCAGCCTGGTTGAAGACTTTCACCAACACAAACTTTTCATCCACTTGACTCACCACTTCGGCTTTTCGTAGCGTGTCTTTGGATATTCTCCCTTCCAGAGCAGTCGAAACACTGTTATTGCTGTTCTCGAGGGTAATTACCCCAAGCCCATGGCAGCCATGTTCACCTCCTTCGCAGCCAAGCGTGTCTGATTCCTGGGGTAGCCTAGGGATGGGCCGTTCCGTTGGCAGGAAAAAGGACCGGCCCCGGGTGTTTGTGCTAGGTTTCCAGTCCCTGAGCGctgttgagcttcttctccgaTCAAGGCTCGGCTTTTTATTGGAACCCTGTTTGGGCCTCATCGCAAAACCAGTCCGTGGATCAATTATCGACTTGATTTTGGTAACAGGGTCAATCCAGATCATTGGCTCAGCAGATGTATCTGCGACTGGATCATGCGGCTTTTCAACTGTTTCTGAACCATCCGAGATGGCATTGGAACAGCCGGCTAGAGACGTGCCACTCGAGGTGCGACCGATAGGCAATGACACTGCTCTCTTGAGTTCAGTTTGTGGCTGGACGACATGCTTGGTTTTGGGCCATGATGAAAATGGTGATGCAGAGCGTGTCTCGGTGTCCCGTGTGGTCGACTTCCTTGAAGCCTTTGTGCGAACACTTAGTCTCGAAGCAGACCTGGCTACCGGCAGCTGCGAAGCTGATTTTCGGTTCGTCTCGAAAGCAAAATCAGAACCAGAGACGGTTCCAGTTTTGAGCTGCTTAATGGCGTGAACAGACCTT from Podospora pseudocomata strain CBS 415.72m chromosome 3, whole genome shotgun sequence includes:
- the MLH3 gene encoding DNA mismatch repair protein (COG:L; EggNog:ENOG503NZFP), with amino-acid sequence MSIQQLPGDVVAQIKSSTIITSLNTAVCGLLRNSLDARSTKINISVDYGRGSCSVEDNGVGIPPSNFREGGGLGQLHYTSKYPPSADCHGKHGEFLASLGALSLLTVTSHHRDYRSHNSLTIHKSNVVTRNVPALPEQRILDFSSGTRVVVRDLFGYLPVRVKQRATEVERLGTSRYFDQLIHEAVALLLAWPGEVAVNLQDSIARRTVSLQTSPLADIEKHHLLSTRDVLLRTPKLLLAASLLDQENPKSWVSIGATAPGITVRGCVSLEPAATKRVQFIALGIQPSLNEGHSNFLYNEVNNVFANSSFGTIEEAGVDDDGCPQKMAGFTRKELKPRKGVDRWPMFFLQIILEHGLGSVDADDFLDERRPNLSIIVDLLQVMAYEFLKKHMFRPRSVHAIKQLKTGTVSGSDFAFETNRKSASQLPVARSASRLSVRTKASRKSTTRDTETRSASPFSSWPKTKHVVQPQTELKRAVSLPIGRTSSGTSLAGCSNAISDGSETVEKPHDPVADTSAEPMIWIDPVTKIKSIIDPRTGFAMRPKQGSNKKPSLDRRRSSTALRDWKPSTNTRGRSFFLPTERPIPRLPQESDTLGCEGGEHGCHGLGVITLENSNNSVSTALEGRISKDTLRKAEVVSQVDEKFVLVKVFNQAGTVHRRDLVDSPLLVIIDQHAADERYRVEALLKEYFVPDPDDGRSLVAARTHLDKKLFFDLSRQEGELLLRFKRHFAYWGVIYDVTTQDQASRVTVEVQALPPSIVERCRLEPRLLVELLRNEIWKLHENPSKQAGIVPRLPIGDEADHQWFSRFHNCPEGIIELIHSRACRSSIMFNDVLTKEQCFQLVQKLATCAFPFQCAHGRPSMVPLVHLGPSSSVGSFGMAREKNGKKRLLCDIRKWKDSVGRANQT
- the VPS11 gene encoding Vacuolar protein sorting-associated protein 11 (COG:O; EggNog:ENOG503NV9U; BUSCO:EOG09260FZZ); amino-acid sequence: MALTWRSFDFFESTPITPSDPTSRSFFDNPSHFSQSIASVCSGSESLFLGGFDGTVRIIGPNFKILREFTAYDNGSSVTHMRQVEGTSLLVTIGEGGAGEDLEPGQPVVRVWSLDKVNKKDGNPGLLSSVVVNNGKRPFPISAFTATDDLTQLAVGFANGAVVVVRGDLIHDLGTKQRVIYESDEPITGVEMHVDGGVGLTTLFVATTARVLKVVISGKGHGQPPKTVEDEGCGVGCMVVDRRTGEIVVAREDAVYYYTLEGRGPPTAYEGAKKLVAVYGDYVAVVSPPTPAGEADTTRRRFWGGAADSIYTFTLIHPELRIIAHSETVLADVKHIFALWADLYMLTLDGKIFRYHEKTLQQRLDMLYQRNLYTLAVDLAQKCGMDAQQQNIIYRKYGDYLYQKGNYDEAMTQYIKAIDSTEPSQVIRKFLDTQRIHNLIEYLEELHEHHRATSDHTTLLLNCYAKLKDIDKLEKFIKSEGDLKFDLDTAISMCRQGGYYEQAAYLAKKHGEHDLVVDILIEDSHAYNEALDFIWHLDPETAYPCLMKYARVLIEHCPSDATQLFIDYHTGKYKPRVDAPITAEAAPVTTNGGFAAGAANAVSNLSSLLPLPYMNTAVLASNNNANAKPTVGDMSLKQEAIAIKYTPPKPRTAFSSFIDHPDEFIVFLEACLQDDALSKEDKTDIYTTLFEMYLHKSNEKKSDAHREKWEAKAKSLIEADKSLPATQEKPQIENSNVLLLSHLSNFRDGTTLVKEQSGLLFDIFRSYTSAKDTKGAIKALAKYGPEEPQLYPAALSYLTSDAKILDEAGPDELAAVLDRIDKGGLMAPLQVVQTLSKNSVASMGMIKPYLAKRIEAERLDIQENKRVVSQFRTETMARRQEIADLGGKPAVFQATRCGQCGGGLELPVVHFLCKHSFHRRCLRVTGGGEGDDNVGECPICVVDNATIRALKKSQEENSERHELFRADLEGSEDRFKTVAEWFGRGVMGAGGE